The following nucleotide sequence is from Chloroflexota bacterium.
CAGGATACTCCCAGCGTGATCCTCATTCTGATGCCTCCGATTCGCCACGAACCTTGGCTTCCAGATCAATGAATTGCGCCCCTCTCAACCCCCGATACCTCTCCGGATGGCAAGTGAGAATAACAATCTGCAGGTGCTGGGCTGCCTCTTCCAGGATGGCCATCACCCGCGCCATTCGCCCGGCATCGGTGAAAGTCATGACATCGTCGAGAACCACCATCTGACGTTCTTCCTTGGCCAGCACTTCGGCCAAGGCCAAGCGAGTGGCCAGATGAATCTGCTCCCGCTCGCCGCCGGAAACGCTGTCCAGAGAGACCGCATCCCCGCTGATCTCCGAAACAACGTTGGCCGGTTCAAAAGAATCGCCCAGCTTGAGATGGCCCAGCCTTCCGCCCGCGATCCGCTGGAATATCTGCGTGGCCACGGCCTCCACGGGTCCGGCAACGGCAGCCACGGCTTGGGCCCGGCATTCGCCCAGCATGTCACGCAGCAGGCGAATAGCTCCGGCGCGCAGTTCCTCGGCGGCGACCTCAGCCTGCAGAGCCGCCACTCTCTCCTCCGCTGCAGCCAGCAATGAGTAGGTGCCCTGGGCACTGAGGGTCTGAAGCTTTCCCTCTTCTGTCTTTTCATCGTCGCGAGCTTTGTTGGCAGCCTCTTCCGCCGCCTGAAGCTGCTTCTCCAGCCGGACCACCGTGTCCACCGGGTTGTCCTTGAACTCCGAGAGTTTGCCCGCAATCTCATCCAACTTCAGCCGGGCGGCGTCCCACGAGAGCGTGACCTTCTTCAGATGTTCGGTTCGGTCCTCATCCGACTTCCCATCACTGTTGAGATCGGCCAGCCGGGCTTCCAGGGACCCCATCATCTTCTTGACAGCTTCGGCTTGCGAACTCAGTTGATCCTTCCTCCTGCTGGCATCAAGCAAAGCGGACTGTGCCGCATCCCTGCGAGCTTCCGTCTTGTCTATCCTGGATTCGAAGGAAGCGCTGGTATCCTCTGCAGCAGCCTTGAGGGCCAAGGGGTCAGGTGTCTTGCCCTGCCAGTCGGGATGATCCTCGCCCATCTTGGCCTGGACAGCCTGAACCTCAGATCGTTGCCGCTGGATTTGCTCCACACTGCGGCCTGACAGCCATGTTTCAATCTGGGTTTCGGCCGCATCTATCTTCTTATCGAGACCACGGCTCTTCTCCAGCAGGGCCTCCAATGACTCAATGTCCAACGTCCTGAATGGTTCTGTCAGTCTCTTCAGCTCGCGTTCAGCCTCAGCCCGCCCGGCGCGATGCTCCTCAACCGACCCGGCAGGCCCGGAGGCTCTGATCCTGGACACGCCAGGCAGGTCAGCCACCACTTCCGGCGAACCGGTGACTCGTGTCGGGATCCCTGCACTCAGCTTCACTTCGCCGGGCTCTTCTCCGGCAACGATGACCAGCTTCCCGCTCTTCTCCGGGACCACCTCTAGGGTTATCAAGGATGCATCAATGCGAAGTTGCGCCTCATCCCGCTTCTTCATCGCCTTGCGGATAGCTCGCAGTGTTTTGTCATCCGGTGCTACCAGCTCAGCACGCTCCTTCTTGCGCCTGTCCAGAGCTTCCTGAGCAGCGATGATCTTCTGGAGAAGTCCATCCAGATCCGCCAGTGCCCTGGTGTTGTCTACGGATTGCCTGGCCTGTTCTGCCAGCGCTCGGGCAGCATCGATCGTCGGGCGTTCCTTCCGCACATCTTCGAGAGCCGACTTAGCCTCCGAAGCTTCTTTCTCCCGGTTCAGCAATTCGCGCTGCTGCAATGGCAGGTCGCCTTCAATCTTGCGAAGAGACTCTACAGCCTCTTTGAGTTCTCTTCTGGCTGCCGCGATACCTTGGATGCGCTCTTTCAGCTCGCTGTGCTTCGCCTCCTCCGCCTTGACGCGTTCATCCCTTTGGCTCCTCTCGGACGTCAGTCTCTGGAAAGAGTCAGATCTGGATCGAGACTCCTTGAGTTCCTTGCTGATGGCGTCCGCATAATATCTCGCTTGTGTTCGCCTGGCTCGCAAGTCCTCCACCCGCCTGGCCGCCTCTTCGTATTCGCGCTGCCGGGTTGTGGCTTCAGCATGATCGGCAATAGCCGCTTGGAGTCTCTCCCTCAGTTGCACCACAGCCGGGGCATCCTTGCCAGTCTTGTACTTGCCGGTGGGCGTATGTATCTGAAGGTAAGCTTCTTCCACCTTTCGTTCTATAGGGCTGGCGGCCGGTCCAGTGACCTGTGCTCCAAGTGAAGTTCTGACGTCAGCCAGAAGGTCGCCGGAAAGCGCTTCCAGTGCGAGTCTGCCCTGAGGTACCCAGAGAACCTGCGCCAGTCCGCTGTTCTCCCGCCTGGATAGTCCCCGTCCTGGTGCGCTCTTGCAGAGCATGGCCCGAACTACCTCGTCGGCTTTGCTTGATTCGGCCAGGCCGGCGAAGCGCCCATTTTCCTTTCTCTCAAGCTTCGAGCGTGGACTGTCCAGGAATTGCTTGGTGATCCGATAATCTTGGCCACCGTGGCTGAACTCAACCATGACCGTGGGAGCCAGGGAACGGCCCCAAGGCCGTATGACCTCGACCTCCTTCCCGCCTACTCGGTGCCCATCCAGAAGACCACGACGCATGGCCTCAAAGAGTGTGGACTTCCCCGTAGCATTGGGAGCATAGATCACGTTCAGGCCCTCTTGAAATTGTCCCACACGGATGGCATCTGCAAAACAGCGCCAGCCGGACACACGCAGCGATCGGAGGATTATGGTCGCACCTCCGTCACCAAAGCGTAAAGCTCCATCAGCGCTCTGGAGGCGACATCTGGTAAGGCGCCCTCAGGACGGTCTCCGACAAACTGAGGATCTGACAAT
It contains:
- a CDS encoding AAA family ATPase encodes the protein MSGWRCFADAIRVGQFQEGLNVIYAPNATGKSTLFEAMRRGLLDGHRVGGKEVEVIRPWGRSLAPTVMVEFSHGGQDYRITKQFLDSPRSKLERKENGRFAGLAESSKADEVVRAMLCKSAPGRGLSRRENSGLAQVLWVPQGRLALEALSGDLLADVRTSLGAQVTGPAASPIERKVEEAYLQIHTPTGKYKTGKDAPAVVQLRERLQAAIADHAEATTRQREYEEAARRVEDLRARRTQARYYADAISKELKESRSRSDSFQRLTSERSQRDERVKAEEAKHSELKERIQGIAAARRELKEAVESLRKIEGDLPLQQRELLNREKEASEAKSALEDVRKERPTIDAARALAEQARQSVDNTRALADLDGLLQKIIAAQEALDRRKKERAELVAPDDKTLRAIRKAMKKRDEAQLRIDASLITLEVVPEKSGKLVIVAGEEPGEVKLSAGIPTRVTGSPEVVADLPGVSRIRASGPAGSVEEHRAGRAEAERELKRLTEPFRTLDIESLEALLEKSRGLDKKIDAAETQIETWLSGRSVEQIQRQRSEVQAVQAKMGEDHPDWQGKTPDPLALKAAAEDTSASFESRIDKTEARRDAAQSALLDASRRKDQLSSQAEAVKKMMGSLEARLADLNSDGKSDEDRTEHLKKVTLSWDAARLKLDEIAGKLSEFKDNPVDTVVRLEKQLQAAEEAANKARDDEKTEEGKLQTLSAQGTYSLLAAAEERVAALQAEVAAEELRAGAIRLLRDMLGECRAQAVAAVAGPVEAVATQIFQRIAGGRLGHLKLGDSFEPANVVSEISGDAVSLDSVSGGEREQIHLATRLALAEVLAKEERQMVVLDDVMTFTDAGRMARVMAILEEAAQHLQIVILTCHPERYRGLRGAQFIDLEAKVRGESEASE